A single Campylobacter hyointestinalis subsp. hyointestinalis DNA region contains:
- a CDS encoding [Fe-Fe] hydrogenase large subunit C-terminal domain-containing protein yields the protein MSDSVSSIKTFAPPPNARGSGEEFEGTYRKGELRGIIKINQKNCVGCDTCSSFCPTDAIDGSLGVAHAIDNNKCVACGQCLVNCPFGAIEQMSFVDEVLEKLDNQDLFVVAHPSPATRVALAEEFGAEPGTLTINKMYNALVKAGFHMYDVNFAADQTILEEGTEFIKKVKYWLLEERANDLEHMAGHPFPHFTSCCPAWIRNAEIFHPELLPHISGAKSPIQMGGSLAKAWASKFVWNVDPRKIYMVSVTPCTAKIFEASRPEFNSAWKYLMDSGELPTDTASFPDVDACLTVRDIANIFRKKGINPLEMSDDYANEVANVYTGAATIFGSSGGVMEAALRTAYFILSGQELKDPNLTLVRGYDNDITEAIIPIPLKDYGGKVIEVKIAVVNGASKNIDKIAKELISDKNRYHFVEVMNCPGGCINGGGQPVRTMGTSWLHPVLPLPLRS from the coding sequence ATGAGTGATTCAGTATCAAGCATCAAAACATTTGCTCCGCCGCCAAATGCTAGGGGAAGCGGTGAGGAATTTGAAGGCACTTATAGAAAAGGCGAACTTCGAGGTATCATCAAAATCAACCAAAAAAATTGCGTTGGCTGTGATACTTGCTCTTCATTTTGTCCAACAGATGCGATCGACGGCTCACTAGGTGTTGCCCACGCGATCGATAACAACAAATGCGTAGCCTGTGGTCAATGCCTCGTAAATTGTCCGTTTGGCGCAATCGAACAAATGAGTTTTGTGGATGAAGTTTTAGAAAAACTCGATAATCAAGATCTGTTTGTAGTAGCGCACCCATCACCAGCTACGCGTGTTGCTTTAGCCGAAGAATTCGGTGCAGAGCCCGGAACTTTAACGATAAATAAGATGTATAACGCTCTTGTTAAAGCCGGATTTCATATGTATGATGTAAATTTTGCAGCCGATCAAACTATACTAGAAGAAGGAACCGAATTTATAAAAAAAGTCAAATACTGGCTTTTGGAAGAGAGAGCTAATGATTTAGAACATATGGCAGGACATCCGTTTCCGCATTTTACTAGCTGCTGTCCAGCGTGGATTAGAAATGCTGAAATTTTTCATCCCGAACTTTTACCGCATATCTCAGGTGCAAAGTCTCCGATTCAAATGGGCGGATCGCTAGCAAAAGCTTGGGCTTCTAAATTCGTATGGAACGTAGATCCAAGAAAAATTTATATGGTATCGGTTACTCCTTGTACTGCTAAGATTTTTGAAGCAAGCAGACCAGAGTTTAACTCAGCATGGAAATATCTAATGGATAGCGGAGAATTACCAACTGACACTGCGTCTTTTCCGGACGTAGATGCTTGTTTAACAGTTAGGGATATAGCAAATATATTTCGCAAAAAAGGTATAAATCCGCTTGAGATGAGCGATGATTACGCAAATGAAGTTGCAAACGTCTATACCGGTGCGGCAACTATTTTTGGAAGTAGCGGAGGAGTTATGGAAGCGGCACTTAGAACTGCTTATTTTATACTAAGTGGTCAAGAGTTAAAGGATCCAAATTTAACTTTGGTACGCGGATACGACAATGATATAACAGAAGCTATTATTCCCATTCCTCTTAAAGATTACGGCGGTAAGGTTATAGAAGTAAAAATCGCAGTTGTAAATGGAGCGTCTAAAAATATCGATAAAATAGCAAAAGAGTTAATAAGCGATAAAAATAGATATCATTTTGTTGAAGTGATGAATTGTCCAGGAGGATGCATCAACGGTGGCGGTCAGCCAGTAAGAACAATGGGAACTTCATGGCTACATCCAGTTTTACCTCTACCGCTTAGATCTTAA
- a CDS encoding protein-L-isoaspartate(D-aspartate) O-methyltransferase — MDSLERARCQKMADDIADVIGLTPMVYKAFCSTPRTTFVPVSINAFKLDAHPIGGNQWISSPLTVAKMTLALEAENCDNILEIGCGSGYQAAILSKIAHRIFSVERIEKLALAAKATIKKLNLNNVNIRYDDGNAGWSSYAPYDRILLSCACDEVPSKLFNQLKDGGILVAPVKNGQKQSITKFIKNALNIDKIILEECEFVPLLSGRE, encoded by the coding sequence ATGGATAGTTTAGAACGAGCAAGATGTCAAAAAATGGCTGATGATATAGCCGATGTTATAGGACTTACACCTATGGTTTATAAGGCGTTTTGTAGTACTCCACGCACCACATTCGTTCCAGTTTCTATAAATGCTTTTAAGCTAGATGCTCATCCAATAGGGGGCAATCAATGGATCAGTTCGCCATTAACAGTAGCTAAAATGACGCTTGCTTTGGAGGCTGAAAATTGCGATAATATACTTGAGATCGGTTGTGGAAGCGGATATCAAGCTGCGATCTTGAGTAAGATAGCTCATAGAATTTTTAGTGTTGAACGTATAGAAAAACTGGCACTTGCGGCAAAAGCTACTATTAAAAAATTAAATTTAAATAATGTAAATATAAGATACGACGACGGTAATGCCGGTTGGAGCTCGTACGCTCCTTATGATAGAATTTTGCTTAGTTGTGCTTGCGATGAGGTGCCAAGTAAACTTTTTAATCAGCTAAAAGACGGCGGAATTTTAGTAGCTCCCGTAAAAAACGGACAAAAACAATCGATAACTAAATTCATCAAAAATGCTTTAAATATAGATAAGATAATACTTGAAGAGTGTGAATTCGTTCCACTTTTAAGTGGTAGAGAATAG
- a CDS encoding superoxide dismutase, with protein MFELRKLPFDPKNNGVISEETCNFHYGKHHQAYINNLNNLIKNTKFENESLFDIITMSDDGIFNNAAQIYNHDFYWDCIAVKSGISSELQADLQTNFSDFRSEFIKNATTLFGSGWTWLVYDPSNEKLSIKNTSNASNPITYGLVPLLVVDVWEHAYYIDVKNARAAYLEKFYENINWKFVSDAYEWAKKEGLNSVRFYMDEIYKRSGCCGDHCQA; from the coding sequence ATGTTTGAGCTTAGAAAATTACCATTTGATCCAAAAAACAACGGTGTTATCAGTGAAGAAACCTGTAACTTTCATTATGGCAAGCATCATCAAGCTTACATAAATAACCTAAACAACCTTATAAAAAATACCAAATTTGAAAATGAGAGCCTATTTGATATTATCACTATGTCTGATGATGGTATTTTCAATAATGCGGCTCAAATTTACAACCACGATTTTTACTGGGATTGTATAGCCGTAAAAAGCGGTATAAGTAGTGAGCTGCAAGCAGACCTGCAAACAAATTTTAGTGATTTTAGATCAGAATTTATCAAAAATGCCACTACTCTTTTTGGTTCTGGTTGGACGTGGTTAGTCTATGATCCAAGCAATGAGAAACTATCTATAAAAAATACTAGCAACGCTTCAAATCCTATAACATACGGCTTAGTTCCACTTTTAGTTGTTGATGTTTGGGAACACGCTTATTATATAGATGTAAAAAATGCAAGAGCAGCTTATCTTGAAAAATTTTATGAAAATATCAATTGGAAGTTTGTAAGCGATGCTTATGAATGGGCAAAAAAAGAAGGACTAAATTCCGTTAGATTTTATATGGATGAGATATATAAAAGAAGTGGATGTTGCGGAGATCACTGTCAGGCTTGA
- the rpsJ gene encoding 30S ribosomal protein S10 yields MERIRLKLKAYDHRVLDRTVAAIVEAVKRTGADVRGPVPMPTKIKRYTVLKSPHVNKDSREQFEMRIHARMLDIVAATPDTVDSLTKLDLAPEVNVEVRAMGK; encoded by the coding sequence ATGGAAAGAATTAGGCTTAAGCTAAAAGCTTATGACCATAGAGTTCTAGACCGTACAGTTGCAGCTATCGTAGAAGCTGTTAAAAGAACTGGAGCTGACGTAAGAGGTCCAGTACCAATGCCTACAAAGATCAAGCGCTACACAGTGTTAAAATCTCCACACGTAAATAAAGATTCTCGTGAGCAATTTGAGATGAGAATTCACGCTCGTATGCTAGATATCGTAGCAGCTACTCCAGATACAGTTGATAGCTTAACAAAACTTGACTTAGCTCCAGAAGTTAATGTCGAAGTTCGTGCTATGGGCAAGTAA